A region of Streptomyces sp. WMMC500 DNA encodes the following proteins:
- a CDS encoding SDR family oxidoreductase, with protein MDLGLNDRAYVVTGGSRGLGLAVAEQLLAEGAKVVISGRDKDRVANATAALGGSAVGVAADNADPGTPDRLIAAARERFGRFDGVLISVGGPPAGNATANTDAEWETAFGSVFLGAMRMARTAAGELAEGGVIGFVLSGSVHEPIPGLTISNGLRPGLAGYAKSLADDLGPRGVRVVGLLPARIDTDRARELDALSGDAEAARARMEAKIPLGRYGTPEEFGRTAAFLLSPAASYLTGIMLPIDGGMRRSI; from the coding sequence ATGGATCTTGGACTCAACGACCGCGCGTACGTCGTGACCGGGGGCTCGCGCGGCCTCGGTCTCGCCGTCGCCGAGCAACTGCTCGCCGAGGGCGCGAAGGTGGTGATCAGCGGCCGCGACAAGGACCGCGTGGCGAACGCCACCGCCGCGCTCGGCGGGTCGGCCGTCGGCGTCGCCGCCGACAACGCGGACCCGGGCACCCCGGACCGGCTCATCGCCGCCGCCCGGGAGCGCTTCGGCCGCTTCGACGGCGTGCTCATCAGCGTCGGCGGCCCGCCGGCGGGCAACGCCACCGCCAACACCGACGCCGAGTGGGAGACGGCGTTCGGCTCCGTCTTCCTCGGCGCGATGCGGATGGCCAGGACGGCCGCGGGCGAGCTGGCGGAGGGCGGGGTCATCGGCTTCGTGCTCTCCGGCTCCGTCCACGAGCCGATTCCCGGGCTGACCATCTCCAACGGACTGCGCCCCGGGCTCGCCGGATACGCCAAGTCGCTCGCCGACGACCTCGGGCCGCGCGGCGTGCGGGTCGTGGGGCTGCTGCCGGCGCGGATCGACACCGACCGGGCCCGCGAGCTGGACGCGCTGTCCGGCGACGCGGAGGCGGCCCGCGCCCGGATGGAGGCGAAGATCCCGCTCGGCCGCTACGGCACCCCGGAGGAGTTCGGCCGCACGGCGGCGTTCCTGCTGTCGCCGGCGGCCTCGTACCTGACCGGGATCATGCTGCCGATCGACGGCGGCATGCGGCGGAGCATCTGA
- a CDS encoding SURF1 family protein yields the protein MYRFLLSRQWVIVTLVAVLLIPVMIQLGFWQLHRHQDRVARNDLVARNLTAKPVPVDRLTREGRPVPRADTWRTVTATGAYEPKREVVVRQRLGADDKQGYFVVTPLRLADGSAVLVNRGWVPAGADLTTFPEVPPPPAGEVTVTGRLRPDETTGSGIRDKAGLPDRQVMLINSADQAADGLPGPVLCGFVELVGTSPRPAGRQPEPVAEPDHSSIGVHIAYAIQWWIFAAAVPFGWWVLVRRERRDREEVAAKAAHDEPAEDSSTRDGPGPDDPAAEGQAPGATAAGGAGETAAAPARPAADDDRAPSLAPAE from the coding sequence GTGTACCGCTTCCTGTTGTCCCGGCAGTGGGTGATCGTCACCCTGGTGGCCGTCCTGCTCATCCCCGTGATGATCCAGCTCGGCTTCTGGCAGTTGCACCGCCACCAGGACCGGGTCGCCCGCAACGACCTCGTCGCCCGGAACCTCACGGCGAAGCCGGTCCCGGTGGACCGGCTGACGCGCGAGGGGCGCCCGGTGCCGCGCGCGGACACCTGGCGCACGGTCACCGCCACCGGCGCGTACGAGCCGAAGCGGGAGGTCGTCGTACGGCAGCGGCTCGGCGCCGACGACAAGCAGGGCTACTTCGTCGTCACCCCGCTCCGCCTCGCCGACGGCTCCGCGGTCCTCGTCAACCGGGGCTGGGTGCCCGCCGGCGCCGACCTCACCACCTTCCCCGAGGTGCCGCCCCCGCCGGCCGGCGAGGTCACCGTCACCGGCCGGCTGCGCCCCGACGAGACGACCGGCAGCGGCATCCGCGACAAGGCGGGCCTGCCGGACCGCCAGGTGATGCTGATCAACAGCGCCGACCAGGCCGCGGACGGCCTGCCGGGGCCGGTGCTCTGCGGCTTCGTCGAGCTGGTCGGGACCTCGCCGCGGCCCGCGGGCAGGCAGCCGGAGCCGGTCGCCGAGCCGGACCACAGCAGCATCGGGGTGCACATCGCGTACGCGATCCAGTGGTGGATCTTCGCGGCGGCGGTGCCGTTCGGCTGGTGGGTTCTGGTACGCCGCGAGCGCCGCGACCGCGAGGAGGTGGCGGCGAAGGCGGCGCATGACGAGCCGGCGGAGGACTCGTCCACGCGGGACGGGCCCGGGCCGGACGATCCCGCGGCGGAGGGGCAGGCACCGGGCGCGACGGCGGCGGGCGGGGCCGGGGAGACCGCCGCCGCCCCGGCGCGGCCCGCCGCGGACGACGACCGTGCCCCATCCCTGGCGCCCGCCGAGTAG
- a CDS encoding DEDDh family exonuclease → MLEDRAAPLSPRQVAQQQPLPGTDPVERHQAIPAPGIPAPGAPADRWPADYPEAYAVVDVETTGLRSDDRIVSAAVYRLDARGTVEDSWYTLVNPRRDPGPVWIHGLTREMLADAPLFPEIAEEFTARLEGRVLVAHNAVFDWMMIAREYARAGLTAPVRRRLCTIALARQLRLPLPNARLASLAAHFGVAQRRAHDAEDDARVLAEIFRPSLRQAAEAGARLPLLACQPLTEWAEQAPAGAAGGSGGTRSPGGHGAYQWRTWRPNRRLPPSPYPNPGRYVRGGRLRQGMRVAFSGDTSVDRSLLEDRAVEAGLHVAASVSRYTSVLVTNDPGAPTSKVTRAAAHGTPVIDEAAFLHLMRDVEPADTRPAADGGAG, encoded by the coding sequence ATGCTCGAAGACCGCGCGGCGCCCCTGAGTCCCCGTCAAGTCGCGCAGCAGCAGCCCCTTCCGGGCACCGATCCGGTCGAACGGCACCAGGCCATCCCCGCCCCCGGCATCCCCGCGCCCGGCGCCCCCGCCGACCGCTGGCCCGCCGACTACCCGGAGGCGTACGCCGTCGTCGACGTCGAGACCACCGGCCTGCGCTCCGACGACCGCATCGTCTCCGCCGCCGTCTACCGGCTCGACGCCCGCGGCACGGTCGAGGACAGTTGGTACACGCTGGTCAACCCGCGTCGCGACCCCGGTCCCGTGTGGATCCACGGCCTCACCCGCGAGATGCTCGCCGACGCACCGCTCTTCCCGGAGATCGCCGAGGAGTTCACGGCGCGGCTGGAGGGCCGGGTGCTCGTCGCGCACAACGCGGTCTTCGACTGGATGATGATCGCCCGCGAGTACGCGCGCGCCGGGCTCACGGCCCCGGTGCGCCGGCGGCTGTGCACCATCGCACTCGCCCGGCAACTGCGGCTGCCGCTGCCCAACGCCCGGCTGGCGTCGCTCGCGGCCCACTTCGGCGTCGCCCAGCGCAGGGCCCACGACGCCGAGGACGACGCCCGCGTCCTCGCCGAGATCTTCCGCCCCAGCCTGCGGCAGGCCGCCGAGGCCGGCGCCCGGCTGCCGCTGCTGGCCTGCCAGCCGCTGACCGAGTGGGCGGAGCAGGCGCCGGCCGGGGCCGCCGGCGGCTCCGGCGGCACGCGCTCGCCGGGCGGGCACGGCGCGTACCAGTGGCGCACCTGGCGGCCGAACCGCCGGCTGCCCCCGTCCCCGTACCCCAACCCGGGGCGGTACGTGCGCGGCGGCCGGCTCAGGCAGGGCATGCGCGTGGCGTTCTCCGGCGACACGTCGGTGGACCGCAGCCTGCTGGAGGACCGGGCGGTCGAGGCCGGGCTGCACGTCGCGGCCAGCGTCTCGCGCTACACGAGCGTCCTCGTCACCAACGACCCGGGCGCGCCGACGAGCAAGGTGACGCGGGCGGCGGCGCACGGCACCCCGGTGATCGACGAGGCGGCCTTCCTCCATCTCATGCGGGACGTCGAGCCGGCGGACACCCGGCCTGCGGCGGACGGCGGGGCGGGGTAG
- a CDS encoding response regulator transcription factor, protein MIRVLLVDDQALIRGGFRALLDAEDDIEVVGEASDGAEGARLAARHRPDVALVDVQMPVLDGIEATRRIAADPELAGVHVVILTNYGVDEYVWGALRAGAAGFLVKDMEPEDLLHGVRVAARGDALLSPALTRKLIQEYVSRPAGGAPDADDALRDLTRREREVVTLVGGGLSNEEIAARLHISPITAKTHVSRAMTKLGARDRAQLVVIAYETGLVTPRGPAAGQPSG, encoded by the coding sequence GTGATCCGGGTGCTGCTCGTGGACGACCAGGCCCTCATCCGGGGCGGGTTCCGGGCGCTGCTCGACGCCGAGGACGACATCGAGGTGGTCGGCGAGGCCTCCGACGGCGCCGAGGGCGCCCGGCTGGCGGCGCGGCACCGGCCGGACGTGGCGCTGGTCGACGTGCAGATGCCGGTGCTCGACGGCATCGAGGCGACCCGCAGGATCGCCGCCGACCCCGAACTCGCCGGCGTGCACGTCGTGATCCTCACCAACTACGGCGTGGACGAGTACGTCTGGGGCGCGCTGCGCGCCGGTGCCGCCGGGTTCCTCGTCAAGGACATGGAGCCGGAGGACCTGCTCCACGGCGTACGGGTCGCCGCCCGCGGCGACGCGCTGCTCTCCCCCGCGCTCACGCGCAAGCTGATCCAGGAGTACGTCTCCCGCCCCGCGGGCGGCGCGCCCGACGCGGACGACGCGCTGCGCGACCTCACCCGGCGCGAGCGCGAGGTCGTCACCCTCGTCGGCGGGGGTCTCAGCAACGAGGAGATCGCCGCCCGGCTGCACATCAGTCCGATCACCGCAAAGACGCACGTCAGCCGGGCGATGACGAAACTCGGCGCCCGGGACAGGGCCCAACTCGTGGTCATCGCCTACGAAACGGGGCTGGTCACCCCGCGCGGACCGGCGGCAGGGCAGCCCTCCGGCTGA
- a CDS encoding histidine kinase, with protein sequence MTAAAQTDANSEHTVFRYLATAIEDGRKTARGARAYARDAGFAAVVALGCVGTMLLAPEGRTGLDALAWVLGTAGSAALVARHRFPRAVLVVTAVAMVAYQLRGYPDGSPVLPLLVAVYRCIRGGHRAFFAVVALASLAVSLGSLPLLPLSDEALRAALEKRFLSFGWVVACAMAAAMRIQHEAMLAQAEERAAENAQRSADEERLRIARELHDTLTHSISVIKVQAGVAVHLSRKRGAEPPPALLAIQEASGDAARELRATLHVLRSTDGGAEGVGLERLPELVERARGAGVPATVAVAGERPVLPAEVDRAAYRIVQESLTNAARHAGPAAAVGVQVSYAPDRVVVQVDDDGAADPAAPPEPGIGLTGMRERVTALGGELHAAPRPEGGFRVRAELPVRQPAGPAAKAAP encoded by the coding sequence ATGACGGCGGCAGCGCAGACGGACGCGAACAGCGAGCACACGGTGTTCCGCTACCTCGCGACCGCGATCGAGGACGGGCGGAAGACGGCGCGGGGTGCCCGCGCGTATGCCAGGGACGCGGGCTTCGCCGCCGTCGTGGCGCTCGGCTGCGTGGGCACGATGCTGCTCGCGCCGGAGGGGCGCACCGGGCTCGACGCGCTCGCCTGGGTGCTCGGCACGGCGGGCAGCGCGGCGCTGGTGGCCCGGCACCGCTTCCCGCGGGCGGTGCTGGTGGTCACGGCGGTGGCCATGGTCGCCTACCAGCTCCGCGGCTATCCCGACGGCAGCCCGGTGCTGCCGCTGCTGGTCGCCGTCTACCGCTGCATCCGCGGCGGGCACCGCGCCTTCTTCGCGGTCGTCGCCCTCGCCTCCCTCGCGGTCAGCCTCGGCTCGCTGCCGCTGCTCCCGCTGAGCGACGAGGCGCTGCGCGCGGCGCTGGAGAAACGGTTCCTGAGCTTCGGCTGGGTGGTGGCGTGCGCCATGGCCGCCGCGATGCGCATCCAGCACGAGGCGATGCTCGCCCAGGCCGAGGAGCGGGCCGCGGAGAACGCGCAGCGCAGCGCCGACGAGGAGCGGCTGCGCATCGCCCGCGAGCTGCACGACACCCTCACGCACAGCATCTCCGTGATCAAGGTGCAGGCGGGGGTGGCCGTGCACCTGTCGAGGAAGCGCGGCGCGGAGCCCCCGCCGGCGCTGCTGGCCATCCAGGAGGCCAGCGGCGACGCCGCGCGCGAGCTGCGCGCCACGCTGCACGTCCTGCGCAGCACGGACGGCGGCGCCGAGGGCGTCGGCCTGGAGCGGCTGCCGGAACTGGTGGAGCGGGCCCGGGGCGCGGGGGTGCCGGCGACGGTGGCCGTCGCGGGCGAGCGGCCGGTGCTGCCTGCGGAGGTGGACCGGGCGGCGTACCGGATCGTGCAGGAGTCGCTGACGAACGCCGCGCGGCACGCGGGCCCCGCGGCGGCGGTGGGTGTGCAGGTGTCGTACGCGCCGGACAGGGTCGTCGTCCAGGTCGACGACGACGGCGCCGCCGACCCGGCCGCGCCGCCGGAGCCGGGCATCGGTCTGACGGGGATGCGCGAGCGCGTCACCGCGCTCGGCGGCGAACTGCACGCCGCGCCGCGGCCGGAGGGCGGCTTCCGGGTACGTGCCGAACTCCCGGTGCGGCAGCCCGCCGGGCCCGCGGCGAAGGCGGCCCCGTGA